The sequence GATAAGCCATATGCCACACCTTGTATATAATTCGTAGATAAACAGACGCTTTAAGCGCTTTTGTGGCCAAAAGGATGATAcgcaaaaaatatccacaatccGCTGTAGCCACTCGAATGTAAGTGCTACAGTGTCGATTCTTGCCACCTTGACGTGTCAAAACAAAGAATAAAATACAAagcaaatgaaataaaaacaaaaaatatgctaCTCCCAAGAGTATACGCAATAGCATATGCTTTTGTGTGTTTTTCATTTCTCTTTTGTTATTCTATCTGTATGCTTCATCACTTTAATTTAAACACTTTAATATGCgttaacatttaatttttttttttttgtcttctctTTTATTTACTCCCTCAGGTGCTATGTAACACTGGCGGTTTGCAACAGATTCCGTTACGGCAATTACCCGCTACTGTGGAAAATCTGGCGCTAACGAAAAACAATTTCCCCGTCATAAAACCAGATTCATTTGCTGGTTTACGCGCGCTCAAGAAGCTCTCATTGGATGGCAATAATATAACGCGTATCAAACAATTTGCGTTTCGTGGCTTACCGCGTCTCAAAGAACTCTCCATACAATATACGCCACTACAGACGGTAGCACAATTCGCATTTGCGGGTTTACAAAATCTCTCGACTATATTGCTGAGTCACAATCAAATTGCCACCATCGAAAGTAATGCCTTTGCGGGTACATCGAATGTTAAATTGATTTTACTCTCAAATAATCCACTCATACGCATTGATAGCTCAGCGTTTTCGAGTCTCACGAATGTTGGCCATCTCATATTGCCCTCAGGTATACGCACAATTGAGCCGGATGCATTTTTCGGTATGGATACAGTGGGTTTGCTAAAGTTGGCTTATATGGATTTAAAAGAACTCTCGCCATACACATTTCGTGGTCTAACGAATGTGCTGCTGCTGACGTTGCAGGAATCCGATTTGGGTATTGTGTGCGCGGATGCTTTTACCGGTTTATCGCAAGTGGATAAATTAcaaatacttaataataaaatTGATGTGATTGAAGAGTTAAATTTCACATATACAGCGGATATTAAATTGCTTAAGTTTCATGGTAATCACGTGCTGGAAACGCCTGATCCCAATTCGATTATTATCGATGGTGTCGCTCAACTGGATTTGGTGAATAATCATTTTCCCTGCGGCTGTCACATACACACCCTACTCGATGGTCCGCTTGTCGAGGGTGCGCATAATTtaagcgaatttttacaaaaaaattattgcataTCACCGTTAGATGTTAACGGACGTGCGATGTCCGAATTGGATATCGATTCGATTGGTCGTTGCCAAGATCAGCTGACGAAGGGTAATCTTGGCTCATCGGCATCATCGATGGCGCTAAGCGTTAATGTGACGTTACTCATTGCTGCAGCTACAATTGAACTGCGCATCTTGCGTACGATTTCGGAACAATTACTGCTGCTGTGGCAATATCGCGCGCGTGGCACACGTGGACGGCGACGTCGTTGGCATTTAAACGGTAGATGAATTTATGGTAATATTAGAGAACGTAATAGTAGTTATAAATTTAGTGATATACAAAGCTATATTTAACTATTTAATGCAAAATTTTATTGAATGTCAATTTGCTAAGAGTTGATGGCATAccttccatatatgtatgtatgtatgtatgtaagtactgaaaaataatatttaagtagTGGCGCGCATTAAGCGTCTAGCatggaataaataaataattgcttAAGTTTCGAGAATCTCTAGGTACTAAGGACCGATGTTTCAGTGCGAGTTTATATTAATTAGAGTTTAACCTGGCCACTTAGCGCGCCGAAGAGACGAGACGAGAAGTAAAATCTAATGTAGCTAGCCAAAATGTTAAATCCTAATTTAGCCAAAATTTAACCGCAGCTTAGGCCCGCACTGGACTTTAAAATAATTAATGTAACAAGTTTTAAGATTTCTCGATTACACTTCTATTATCAGTTCGATTTACTgaaatatcaaataaataaacTCTAATATTCCGCAtatcaaaatgttctttattcaaCACTACTGTGGTAGTAGAACTTTAAAATTTGATTCACGTATTGGCGTACTTCATTTATACCGTGCTTAAATCTAACTGATTTCTCATCTCTTGGACTACACCACTTATATACCAGTTAGTTGCCTTGCCATTATTTCCCCCAGGGTCTCGACTTTGTTTTTGAGAACAGTCTGCCCGAATACTTGCTCTTTTACCTATTGTTCCTTTTTATTTCATCTTTGCTATGACTATTTGCATAAAGCTCGTAGAACTCGTTGTTGCTGGGTACTGGTATGGCAGTATGTACTTCGTCGAAGTGTGTGCGGCTTTTTGCTTCGCTTttgcacaacaacagcaatgtTGCTCAGCATTAATTTACCAGCGGCATAGTGATGTGGCTAGCTATCGGCTTGTTGTCACCGAGTCATCGGTTATAGGTTTCTTATCGGCCTATTAAAGGAAGGGCTAAAGATGTGTCATCGGTTTTAAACTAAAGTTTTATCTGTTTAATAACGATAGAATGCGTCGTtgataaaaaaataagcaaataataAATCGGTAATACTCCGATAATAAATACATAGCTAGCTTTTCGAAATCGAATAcgataatttttataacaaatcgataacttttcgataaaaaatcggtaacttttcgataaaaaatctaacaCTTTGCGATATTATATTGAAAACTTTTcggtagcaaatcgataactattcAATAAAAGGTCGATTACATTttcataacatatcgataacctctcagtaaataattgttaaattttcgataataaatctataTTTTTTCCATAACTCATTGCTGAAAACTGGTAACTTATTTATAATCTTTGCTATCGGCAACATATTTATAATACATCGATAACAAATCAGTAACTTATCTATGCTTACGCTGATATTCTATAATCTCTAATACAGCATACTAATTTAACACACTACACATTCTCTCTTCCCTCTTTACACATCACATGCAGCAACTTAACTTGCCTTTAAAAGTCACGGAGGCGAGAACGGTTTCAGTTTCAGGATAGTACGAAGAGCATTTTTAGACAAATGTACCCGCCCTATCAAATACATACGTCAGTGTGGTAAATGTTGTCTAGCCGTAAATTTTGCATCATGGTTACAAGGTACGATTATTAAGACGTTTACTTATATTAGTCGGTTGGACCCTATTCGGAATCACTTTTCCCCATGGTAGTATCGCAACACGCAGAGTTTTATGGGACTCTTTCGGAAGTAGGGTCAGCTATGGGTCATTGCTGTATTCTTTGAGGTAACCTGTATCTGGGGTCAATCTTAGAAGCTAGGAATCGAGGATCTTAGACATCTGGGATCATTTCAGGGCAACTTATTTAAGTGATCACTTATGGATCACATTAAGATCATTCTTGGAATCAATATAGGATGATTGAGGAATCTTTTTCTGATGCTTGATCGCGATATTCCTCCCACCGTACGATTCTTTAAAAACCTCTATTAATGCGCTTTCTAGCGGAAATTTATTTGATAGCAGTGAAATCCTTTTGGCCTCTGAAATAAGTGTGCCACCTGGCGGACATTTTTCCTGCACATTATCTGGTACATCACATTATCAGTTATTTCACATTTAAAAATAGCTTAGTGAAACACTTTCAATATAGATTTTATCATTTTAAATTTGCATGAATTGTATGAATTGACAAAAAAACACTTCATTATTCAgatcaattcaatttcaattttgacAATAAATATGTAATCGATTATCTATTGGGGGTTTTCCTCTTATCTAGAGTAATCAAGTAGAAAATTGCATTCATGTATGCAAATCATTCAACATTTACCACATTTAGCAAAACGTATGTAAGTAAGTATAAATGaatgaaatatatgtatgtagatatgtacataaattcCAAATAAAAGGATATGTGCAAAAAATATCACTCATACGCACCGTACCGTACTCTCCATTCGTAGAACAGACAAAGCAgtgaaaaatatgtatgtcgatgTATTTGATTTgttcaatcaaaaatttttatCAATCAGCTCATCACTCAGGAAAaattcacaaggttgccacctattttaCTTTCTCTAATTGAATTAGAAAAGCCAACACTGCCATCAATCTGGTATAACACTTTTACCGTCCTCAAATGCGTGTTCCAAATGAGTAATTTTAAAGCTTTGAGATTGGCCGCATTCGCAATACGCTCCTCTGAAAGACTCGACTGTTAGAACACCAATCCATCGAAAGAAAATGCACTGATGGAATTGATTGAAGAATagtatgataaaaaaaaaaaaaaatatcaaaaaagcaAAGCAGTTGATATTGTCAGTGTGGCTTTAAAATAGTAGTGGAAACTGCTATTTATAACTGTGGTACTAAGTTTATGATACCCCGTTTGAATACTGTGTTCTTACTGGCGTGGTGATCGATCAAATGCGATCAAACAAGTCATATGGGAAATGCGCCGTAATTTGAATTTTGTACTCAAAATTACGCTTTTGGAGCAGTGTTAATGTGACACAACGTCGCGCTTAAAAAAATTACGCTGTAGAGAAAATATCTAGTTTAAAACTGGTGCACTTATAGTGCATTCGAATCCACAACTTGTTCAATCTCTTTTTCTTTAACATGCTTTTAACATGGCAATATCTTCGACGGTTTAAATTGTTCCCATTGCATTACCTAAATTTCTCCTAAATAACCAGTTGGGATTTTGCCGCTTTTTCGATACTTCCGAACTAGTGTGAACATTTTCAGTACCAGTTCAGGATCAGTATTCTACATGTTGCTTCGAGTAAGATGTCATCCCTTTTTGAAGTTATAcgtctttatttaaaaaaaatcggaaTAGCGCCTCAATTattggtatgtttgtatgtatgtacacatatgcAAGGTTTGTGCACTAATGAAATTTAATCTAtcttatatataatttttctgtAAGTGTGTTTGTCTCTGAACTTCTCCTAAACGGCTACAACGACTTTGATTATATTTTGTGTGGGTGTTCAAAGGACGTTGGAAGATGCTTTAGATCCACAATTTGATGCGAGAAGTAAATCAAGGCCGACATATTCCAAATTATCTTATTTATGGTTCGATTAACTTTAAAGTCGATACAGGGGTATTTCTTTGATAAATATTATATTTGAGAAATttttcattccgggaagtggatcaggggccgacctattcgaaataaaatattgtatggTGGGAATTGCTTAAAATTTAGTATAGAGATATTTCCGTGACTGGCACATTATTTGAGAAAGCTTTCTTTCCGGGCAGTCAACCAAGGCCGACCTATTCcaaataattttctttataaTGCAATTCGCTTGAAATTAGGTATACGGGTACTTTTTTTCttttcggaaagtggaccagggtctaATCGATTGTAATAAATCCGGGAAGTAGAGCAACGACCGATCTTTCGACCAAATTATATtcagtgtttttgttgtttgtgtaGCTATAACGATACTTCCCGAAAGCCTTGCGAGTGTTATCGACATTCACGGTCCACTGCCAGGTGCACATCtggtacgttgcggtaacaagcaccactaaggtactagcccgaccaccttGGGAACGActaagtatgaccacatgaaaccttcaacgCCATACCGctttcccaccccctagatccatgatgtAGACAATTGGTTTAGAGAATTTATATataaaaccccttgaatcaatttggtattttggtcgcctcatacgacaggcatacctgccgcgtgtATAGTCTACGCCCCCTAGCCCTCTGGGAGGAATTATTTTCTATTCACTTTTCGATTttcctaaaatttggtatatatgtagccTTTTCTATCATAAGCCACTTATAACTAAAGTTCCATATCTGTCATTACCGGAAGATGCTATGGCAATggacaaaattaaaaaacataataattaataTAATTCGATTAGCTCGCGAGCTTTATGTTACACttaatgtaagaaaataaatattaatttatttatttgttggtAATAGGCTTTATTGATCAATcggtttttaatttcaaataaaaatatttatttcaatttttccacctaacgtttcgctagacttcctagcatcttCTGTagaagcaaggaaacaaatacaagcaggatagtctTGTGGTTAAGACAACTGCAGTTTCAtcatgtgattcgcggttcgaatctcggtgaaacctttgacaacattacgaaattgcctgatgatgaattcgtggcggtttccGAAATGTtaccatcgcaatatgtcagtaaatatttctctcttttcagtttctcttagaaaaacataataattgaattataatttttggcGACCCTTTTCTTCAACTAATTATCctgttttgctggctcgaggtccgtgttttataaattaaacacaattgtttcttgaatattcaattattataagccggtgttaagctcatgaattcttaatatttttaattaataaacaattgattaaaaaacctattacaaacaaaaatctacaaaaataaattgaccggaaaaatcataaaatttatttatttatgttattcTTCAAACTTAAACTAAATTTTATTGACtttgttgaatattttttccATACCTTTTACTATTTTcattgtaattaattaatttgcATGCaactaaaaactattttttaatgaTGACAAAGAAGTATAATTTCTCTCGCGCTTGCGAAAGTTTCCGCACCTATTTTGGCGATAGCTCCGAACCAGTGGAAAAGTCGTCAAGGAAAGTGTAGGGGGAAAATGGCAAATTATTTCGATAGTTTCGAAGCTCCTTAAAGCTCGTAGTGTTATTGTTTTGTAAGCTAACTATTTGCCAATTATACATATATGCGCTATTTAACTGAAAAACACAAACTCTCAATTTTTTGACTTGAGAAAATCTAATTTCTATCGAGCTAGTGTTTTGGGTCTAGTTCTGAACAAGAAATTTATATTACAAGTTGCCGACTTCTTTTCAGGGTAtttttacaaggttgccacctcACAACAATTATATACCGATAAACGCTTTGTAAATCTACTGTCTTTAAAACAGCTTACACCGCAGGATTTATAGAGGTGGCGCTTAAATCTTTAAGTAAAGATAACCGGTAAGCTTAGCCGATTAACTATTGTTTATTATATAGTTTTTGCCTCGTGTACTTCACGCATATCAAACTTTATGTAACTGACTTTCAAGCCCTTTTTTAAGTATCGACATCAATTCATCTCCTTGCaagaattttttgttgttgtcattatTATTACGGATTTTATTGCGGTCTGAAAAAATGTATTCTTGATCAATTTCTAACTTTCTTTTTTACTATATTCATTTAAATTTGCTTTCAAAGGTTTTTATTActgtaaattttaattgtttaCAATGGTTTTTACTTTCGAGTTTCATTCACTTTATACAACATTAAATAACTGTAAAATTGTTTGTATTTGTGCATTTGTATAATTCATGAATGTTCGAATAGACAGAGCTTAAATGAGATGAGAATAAAGTTGTTCATATTAAGTACGAAAGTTTAGGTGCGAGCGAAACCGAattttatatacccagctgtttGCTGTCGCATATTCATTAAGCATAAATTTAGAGAGAATTGtgacgaaaatttaaatgaaactgggtatcttgttgttgtagcagtgcttctcccCACCTagtagctgcgaccgatcacaaattgtcatcaatatcctctaacgggagtccaaggaaacttgctgtttcaacaggggtggaccatcacgaaaggggtgctagaggcgttggttgcacattacaattaaagagatggttggtgtcatgtggggacacattgcaagcggggcatacattttgtatgtcggggttgattctagataggtaagagtttagcctgttacagtatccagaacgaagttgagctagagtgactcgcgtttccctggggagtatgcgttcctcttcagcaaattttgggtactgttctttgagtactggattcaaactaggtataacaagtaagggtgtctaagttcggatatATTCGAGCATTATAGCGTGTGGTTCAactgtacagttcatttcagataaattacttttctacattacACGTGGCACCatccatttaaaataaaaaaatttcacccCATTTCATCTTACCATaaaacttggtaaatgaaatatcattgatacaaaaccgctaatcgctaagatatagcttattattctagtctacgaccctttttaacatcctttatataaaagtggcagACGACGCACTGTGGCCGTGGTCTTTAAgagatctcgtccatttttactagaaatattttctgctataagcaaaatatttttacccaatcttattacgatcccgTAAGTtcccttcaagttatggctcccgaaacatagaaaattgcttagttataaaaggggcggtgccacgcccattttcaaaaattttattttttctttttgttataattccacttgggaaaaggAAAAGGATTTATATAAAGCTttattttgcaaagatatagcttattttattcgtacacgaccactttaaaaatcctatatataaaagtgggcgtggttctaaaCCAATTTccttaattattattatttttttttttttcaaataatttcttATAGCAAAGGCAATTTTGTATGATGGTATAACAGttattgatttatgattaataatatttgcaaaattgaataTATCACAAGTGggccttatacctgtacaaccaaccattgtgttactaaagttaatatactctgtgtggaatgcacactgagtataaaaatcatttaaagcgtaaaagcaacaataaaatattttt is a genomic window of Eurosta solidaginis isolate ZX-2024a chromosome 4, ASM4086904v1, whole genome shotgun sequence containing:
- the LOC137247768 gene encoding chondroadherin, translating into MYKNKFSSLVLVLICCCAARAGAIPCSIQREMCSSWLLLIAIALECLWNSQLSETSKSCPTECICLSQTQVLCNTGGLQQIPLRQLPATVENLALTKNNFPVIKPDSFAGLRALKKLSLDGNNITRIKQFAFRGLPRLKELSIQYTPLQTVAQFAFAGLQNLSTILLSHNQIATIESNAFAGTSNVKLILLSNNPLIRIDSSAFSSLTNVGHLILPSGIRTIEPDAFFGMDTVGLLKLAYMDLKELSPYTFRGLTNVLLLTLQESDLGIVCADAFTGLSQVDKLQILNNKIDVIEELNFTYTADIKLLKFHGNHVLETPDPNSIIIDGVAQLDLVNNHFPCGCHIHTLLDGPLVEGAHNLSEFLQKNYCISPLDVNGRAMSELDIDSIGRCQDQLTKGNLGSSASSMALSVNVTLLIAAATIELRILRTISEQLLLLWQYRARGTRGRRRRWHLNGR